Proteins from one Mucilaginibacter jinjuensis genomic window:
- a CDS encoding M42 family metallopeptidase produces the protein MSEQQNDKKQHVAVVTEESLSFLAKYINNPSPTGFEWKGQQMWLEYIKPYIDTHYVDNYGTTVGIINPDAPYKVVIEAHADEISWFVNYITSDGLIYVIRNGGSDHQIAPSKRVNIHTDNGDVVKAVFGWPAIHTRLGGEKEEAPTLKNIFLDCGATSKEEVEKLGIHVGCVITYEDEFMVLNDRYYVGRALDNRAGGFMIAEVARLLKENNITLPFGLYIVNAVQEEIGLRGAEMIAHHIKPNVAIITDVTHDTQTPMINKIVQGDLACGRGPVVSYAPAVQNNLNKLLVETAQKAEIPFQRQASSRSTGTDTDAFAYSNDGVPSALISLPLRYMHTTVEMIHKEDVDNVIRLIYETLLTIENGQDFKYFK, from the coding sequence ATGTCTGAACAACAAAATGATAAAAAACAGCATGTAGCTGTTGTTACCGAAGAATCCTTATCCTTTTTAGCGAAATATATCAATAACCCCTCACCTACCGGTTTTGAGTGGAAAGGCCAGCAAATGTGGCTCGAATATATTAAGCCTTATATCGATACCCATTATGTAGATAACTATGGCACTACGGTTGGTATCATCAACCCCGATGCTCCTTACAAAGTAGTTATTGAAGCCCATGCCGATGAAATTTCGTGGTTTGTAAATTACATTACCAGTGATGGATTGATCTACGTGATCCGCAATGGCGGTTCAGATCATCAGATTGCACCATCGAAACGTGTAAACATCCATACCGATAATGGCGATGTGGTTAAAGCTGTTTTCGGCTGGCCAGCCATCCATACCCGTCTGGGCGGCGAGAAGGAAGAGGCCCCGACCCTGAAAAACATCTTTTTAGATTGCGGCGCTACCTCGAAAGAGGAAGTTGAAAAACTGGGCATCCACGTAGGTTGTGTAATTACTTACGAGGATGAGTTTATGGTTTTAAACGACCGCTACTATGTTGGCCGTGCCCTGGATAACCGCGCCGGCGGTTTTATGATTGCCGAAGTTGCCCGTTTACTGAAAGAAAATAACATAACCCTGCCATTCGGCCTTTACATTGTAAATGCTGTGCAGGAAGAAATTGGCCTTCGTGGTGCCGAAATGATAGCCCACCACATTAAACCAAACGTAGCTATTATTACCGATGTAACGCATGATACCCAAACCCCGATGATCAACAAAATTGTTCAGGGCGATTTGGCGTGTGGCCGCGGTCCGGTAGTATCTTATGCTCCCGCAGTTCAAAATAATTTGAATAAGTTATTGGTTGAGACTGCGCAGAAAGCAGAAATTCCGTTCCAACGCCAGGCATCATCACGTTCTACAGGTACAGATACCGATGCTTTTGCATACTCTAATGATGGCGTGCCATCAGCATTAATCTCTTTACCGTTGCGCTACATGCACACCACGGTTGAGATGATCCATAAAGAAGACGTGGACAATGTGATCCGCCTCATTTATGAAACCCTGTTAACCATCGAAAACGGTCAGGATTTTAAATACTTTAAATAA
- a CDS encoding GNAT family N-acetyltransferase: MDIEQITPQLTWRLRRDELYPGEYMFNMEMEEDNHGWHFGGFIDNKLIAVVSLFQKGTDFQFRKFAVQKDYQGKGIGRELLEYVIAFAKSEGGKRIWCNARDTAIQFYIKAGFQHTGELFERQGYNFEILEKEI, encoded by the coding sequence ATGGACATCGAACAAATAACCCCACAACTTACCTGGCGTTTACGCCGCGATGAGCTTTATCCCGGCGAGTACATGTTTAACATGGAAATGGAAGAGGATAATCACGGCTGGCATTTCGGTGGGTTTATTGATAATAAGCTGATTGCTGTAGTATCCCTGTTTCAGAAAGGGACAGACTTTCAGTTTCGCAAGTTTGCGGTACAGAAAGATTACCAGGGCAAGGGAATCGGGCGTGAGTTATTGGAGTATGTGATAGCGTTTGCCAAATCAGAAGGTGGCAAGCGCATTTGGTGTAATGCCCGCGATACCGCTATTCAATTTTATATCAAAGCCGGGTTCCAACATACCGGCGAGCTTTTCGAACGCCAAGGTTACAATTTCGAAATACTCGAAAAAGAAATTTAA
- a CDS encoding acyl-CoA carboxylase subunit beta produces the protein MDKKIETLNKKREQALAGGGEARIASQHKKGKLTARERLHFLMDEGSFQEIGMLVVHRSTDFGMEKENYPGDGVVTGYGTINGRPVYVFSQDFTIFGGSLSETHAEKICKIMDLAMQNGVPFIGLNDSGGARIQEGVVSLGGYADIFYRNTKASGVIPQLSAIMGPCAGGAVYSPAITDFILMVEHTSYMFVTGPNVVKTVTHEVVTSEELGGANTHATKSGVTHFACANEIEAIQHIKKLLSYMPQNCEEKAPTLAYESRDEKRPALNSIIPENSLQPYDIREVIEEVIDEGTFLEVHKDFAANIVVGFARLAGRSIGIVANQPAYLAGVLDRHSSTKAARFVRFCDSFNIPLLVFEDVPGFLPGTDQEWNAIITNGAKLLYAFCEATVPRVTVITRKAYGGAYDVMNSKHIGADINYAWPSAEIAVMGAKGAAEIIFKREITAAADPEAKWKEMEQLYSDKFANPYRAAERGFIDEVIEPSETRLKLIHAFKMLENKVVNMPRKKHGNIPL, from the coding sequence GTGGATAAGAAGATAGAAACCCTGAATAAGAAACGCGAACAAGCCCTGGCCGGCGGCGGCGAGGCGCGTATAGCCAGTCAGCATAAAAAAGGAAAACTTACTGCGCGCGAACGCCTGCATTTTCTGATGGACGAAGGTTCGTTCCAGGAAATTGGCATGCTGGTGGTTCACCGCTCAACCGATTTCGGGATGGAGAAAGAAAACTATCCCGGCGACGGTGTAGTTACGGGCTATGGCACCATCAATGGCCGACCGGTTTACGTTTTCTCGCAAGACTTTACCATTTTCGGCGGCTCCCTATCCGAAACGCATGCCGAAAAGATCTGCAAGATCATGGATCTGGCCATGCAAAACGGTGTGCCGTTTATCGGCTTAAATGATTCTGGCGGTGCACGGATACAGGAAGGTGTAGTATCATTAGGTGGCTATGCCGATATATTTTACCGCAATACCAAAGCATCCGGTGTTATCCCGCAGCTTTCGGCCATTATGGGCCCATGCGCGGGTGGTGCGGTATACTCCCCTGCCATTACCGATTTTATTTTGATGGTTGAGCATACTTCGTACATGTTTGTAACCGGGCCAAATGTGGTTAAAACGGTTACGCATGAAGTGGTAACTTCCGAAGAACTGGGTGGTGCCAATACCCATGCCACCAAATCGGGCGTTACACATTTTGCTTGTGCCAATGAGATCGAAGCTATTCAGCATATCAAAAAGCTGTTGAGCTATATGCCGCAGAATTGTGAAGAAAAAGCACCCACCTTAGCTTATGAAAGCCGCGATGAAAAACGCCCGGCCCTTAATTCTATCATCCCCGAAAATTCATTGCAGCCTTACGACATCCGCGAGGTAATTGAAGAGGTGATTGATGAAGGTACTTTCCTGGAAGTGCATAAAGATTTTGCCGCCAATATTGTAGTGGGCTTTGCCCGTTTGGCTGGTAGAAGTATCGGCATTGTGGCCAATCAGCCAGCTTACCTGGCCGGTGTGCTCGATCGCCATTCATCAACCAAAGCTGCACGTTTTGTACGTTTTTGCGATAGTTTTAATATTCCGCTGCTGGTATTCGAAGATGTACCGGGATTTTTGCCGGGTACAGATCAGGAGTGGAATGCCATTATTACCAATGGCGCTAAATTGTTATATGCCTTTTGTGAAGCTACCGTTCCGCGCGTTACGGTAATTACCCGCAAGGCTTATGGTGGTGCTTATGATGTGATGAACTCCAAACACATCGGTGCCGATATCAATTACGCCTGGCCATCTGCCGAGATTGCCGTAATGGGTGCCAAAGGCGCTGCCGAAATCATCTTTAAAAGAGAGATCACCGCCGCCGCAGACCCCGAAGCCAAGTGGAAAGAAATGGAACAACTTTACTCCGACAAGTTTGCCAACCCTTACCGCGCTGCCGAACGTGGCTTTATTGATGAGGTAATTGAGCCATCTGAAACCCGCCTGAAATTGATCCATGCGTTTAAAATGCTGGAGAATAAAGTAGTGAACATGCCGAGGAAAAAGCATGGGAATATACCGTTGTAA
- a CDS encoding REP-associated tyrosine transposase → MSTNYKFHNQEGLYFITFSTVRWIDVFTRRIYKDIIVDSLNYCIANKGLELFAWVIMSNHVHLIARTNDKPLSTIIRDIKRHTSKQLLKAIEENTQESRKDWLLYLFNRAGEYNPNNEYYQFWQQDNHPIELWTNDVMDQKLNYIHDNPVTAGWLDLPEHYLYSSARSYAGEQGLINISLLV, encoded by the coding sequence ATGAGTACCAATTATAAATTCCATAATCAGGAAGGCCTTTACTTTATTACGTTTTCTACCGTTAGATGGATCGATGTTTTTACGCGAAGAATTTATAAAGACATTATTGTAGACAGCCTTAACTACTGCATTGCCAATAAGGGATTAGAATTATTTGCATGGGTAATTATGAGTAACCACGTACATCTGATTGCCCGGACTAACGACAAACCTCTTTCAACTATCATCCGTGATATTAAGCGACATACATCTAAACAGCTTCTTAAAGCCATCGAAGAAAACACTCAGGAAAGCAGAAAGGATTGGTTACTATATCTCTTTAATCGTGCCGGAGAATACAATCCGAATAACGAGTATTACCAATTTTGGCAACAGGATAATCATCCGATAGAATTGTGGACTAACGATGTTATGGATCAAAAATTAAATTATATCCACGATAACCCGGTTACCGCCGGTTGGCTTGATTTGCCAGAGCATTATTTATACAGCAGCGCACGTAGTTATGCCGGTGAACAAGGATTGATCAATATTAGTTTATTAGTATGA
- a CDS encoding SulP family inorganic anion transporter — MQIKQGGFAAGDLNLKKYFLPKNLKKDLPASIVVFLVALPLCLGIALASGAPLFAGVLTGIIGGIVVGTFSGSQLSVAGPAAGLTVIVLNAITGLGSYESFLLAVVMAGVFQIILGLVKAGTIANYFPSAVIEGMLAAIGIILIMKQFSHAVGYDADFEGDEGFLQVDSNNTFSGMARAINKVNFGAVIIASVSLLLMIYWPRFKKLATVPAPLMVVLAGVGLSLLFAHSGLALRDKQFVHIPLVNSASEFFGLFKSPNFSAIGNKAVWVSAFTIAVVASLETLLSLEAVDKIDPIKRISPTNRELMAQGLGNIISGLLGGLPMTAVIVRSSANVNAGARTKMSAITHGVMLLLALLLIPSLINYIPLSCLAAILLTTGYKLAKPALFKHIWHQGLNQFIPFAVTILAVVLTDLLIGVGIGMLIGIFYILRTNLRNPYFYHIVKDGDKKVIRIQLAEEVSFLNKAAIQVTLTSLPKESEVIIDGSNSRYIDPDVLEIIHNYKHNAYTKGIIVSLVDIKDRYDVPKLQELKFQSN, encoded by the coding sequence ATGCAAATTAAGCAAGGTGGGTTTGCTGCGGGCGATCTCAACCTCAAAAAATATTTTCTGCCTAAAAATTTAAAGAAGGACTTACCGGCCAGTATCGTTGTATTCTTGGTGGCGCTACCCCTGTGTTTGGGTATAGCCCTGGCCAGTGGTGCACCATTGTTTGCCGGTGTACTTACCGGTATTATTGGCGGTATAGTGGTAGGCACGTTCAGTGGCTCGCAGCTGAGTGTGGCCGGACCGGCGGCAGGTTTAACCGTTATTGTTTTAAATGCCATAACCGGTTTGGGCTCGTACGAAAGTTTTTTACTAGCAGTTGTTATGGCCGGTGTATTCCAGATCATACTGGGTTTGGTTAAGGCCGGTACTATTGCCAACTACTTTCCTTCGGCAGTAATTGAGGGCATGCTGGCCGCGATAGGTATTATTCTCATCATGAAACAGTTTTCGCACGCGGTTGGCTATGATGCCGATTTTGAGGGCGACGAAGGTTTTTTACAGGTTGATTCTAATAATACCTTTTCGGGCATGGCAAGGGCTATCAACAAGGTAAACTTTGGTGCGGTAATTATTGCAAGCGTATCCTTACTGTTGATGATCTACTGGCCGCGCTTTAAAAAGCTGGCTACCGTGCCTGCACCTTTAATGGTAGTATTGGCCGGTGTAGGTTTGAGTTTATTATTCGCCCACAGCGGGCTGGCCTTGCGCGATAAGCAATTTGTACACATCCCACTGGTAAACAGTGCGAGCGAGTTTTTCGGGTTGTTTAAATCGCCAAACTTTAGCGCCATTGGTAATAAGGCCGTGTGGGTCTCGGCATTTACTATTGCCGTGGTTGCCAGTCTGGAAACGTTGTTGAGTTTGGAGGCGGTTGACAAGATTGACCCTATCAAACGCATCTCTCCAACCAACCGCGAACTGATGGCGCAAGGTTTAGGTAACATCATCAGCGGCCTGTTGGGCGGCTTACCCATGACGGCGGTTATCGTACGTTCATCGGCCAATGTTAATGCCGGTGCGCGTACCAAAATGAGCGCTATAACGCATGGTGTAATGCTGCTGCTGGCGTTGTTGTTGATCCCATCGCTTATTAATTATATCCCGCTTTCGTGCCTGGCAGCTATCCTGTTAACTACGGGTTATAAACTGGCTAAACCTGCATTGTTTAAACATATATGGCACCAGGGGCTAAACCAGTTTATCCCGTTTGCGGTAACTATACTGGCGGTTGTGTTAACCGATTTGCTGATTGGCGTGGGTATTGGTATGCTTATCGGGATCTTCTACATCCTGCGTACCAACTTGCGGAACCCGTACTTCTACCATATTGTGAAGGATGGCGATAAAAAAGTGATCCGCATTCAACTGGCAGAAGAAGTGTCGTTTTTAAACAAGGCCGCCATACAGGTAACGCTTACCAGTTTGCCTAAGGAAAGTGAAGTAATTATTGATGGATCGAATTCCCGCTATATCGATCCTGATGTGCTGGAGATTATCCATAACTATAAGCATAATGCTTATACCAAGGGCATCATCGTGTCATTGGTCGATATTAAAGACCGTTATGATGTGCCCAAATTACAAGAATTAAAATTTCAGTCTAACTAA
- the can gene encoding carbonate dehydratase: MLVKENQTKENKVAIDTNNIKLVQKSSYDSLLKGNAEWVERRLKDDPEYFKTLAKGQSPEVLWIGCSDSRVPANEVTGTKPGEVFVHRNIANVCVHSDMNMLSVLDYAVNVLKVKHVIVAGHYGCGGVAAAMSHKQFGLIDNWLRNIKDVYRLHSHELDRITDEPAKLNRLVELNVIEQVYNLCKTTIVQNAWGNGQNLEVHGWVIDLGTGLVKDLKVSSTGAQNLGYMYELNDAPVAAH, from the coding sequence ATGTTAGTAAAAGAGAATCAAACCAAAGAAAATAAAGTGGCTATCGACACCAACAACATAAAATTAGTTCAAAAAAGCAGCTACGATTCACTGCTTAAAGGTAATGCCGAATGGGTGGAACGCCGTTTAAAAGACGATCCTGAATATTTCAAAACATTGGCTAAAGGACAAAGCCCTGAAGTGCTGTGGATTGGTTGCTCCGACAGCCGCGTACCTGCTAACGAAGTTACCGGCACCAAACCGGGCGAAGTGTTTGTTCACCGCAACATTGCCAACGTGTGTGTGCACTCGGACATGAACATGCTGAGTGTGTTGGATTATGCCGTTAACGTGCTGAAGGTAAAGCATGTGATTGTAGCCGGTCATTATGGTTGCGGTGGTGTTGCTGCTGCGATGAGCCACAAACAATTCGGGCTGATTGATAACTGGTTGCGTAACATTAAAGATGTTTACCGCCTGCACAGCCACGAGCTTGACCGTATAACCGACGAGCCTGCCAAACTGAACCGCCTGGTTGAACTGAATGTGATTGAGCAGGTGTACAACCTATGCAAAACCACCATTGTGCAAAATGCATGGGGAAACGGCCAAAACCTGGAGGTACACGGCTGGGTGATTGACCTGGGCACAGGCTTGGTTAAAGATTTGAAGGTAAGCAGCACAGGTGCGCAAAATTTAGGCTATATGTATGAGCTTAACGATGCACCTGTTGCTGCCCATTAA
- a CDS encoding YoaK family protein: MLRRSKDDRTLRENLMLASSTAFVSGVINVAGMVAFLAFTSNITGHVANLANHFVQQNFREIVVFMLWLLMFFMGAFTANFIIRSLEHKSLYRAHATPIVIEIVILLLVAFYGDHFYNGDRTERELVIAALLFAIGLQNSLVSIMSGGLIKTSHLTGLFTDLGGEVSEWLHPRTGKSEIIKNKIYIRVTILAFYFIGGMAGGYFFDEYNFAVFYFVPLILITILYYDLSPIALHKVARIFGRQGK; the protein is encoded by the coding sequence ATGCTAAGGCGATCAAAAGACGACAGGACACTTCGCGAAAATTTAATGCTGGCCTCATCTACGGCATTTGTATCGGGCGTTATTAATGTGGCAGGTATGGTTGCCTTTTTAGCATTTACATCAAACATAACGGGGCACGTAGCTAACCTGGCTAACCATTTTGTACAGCAGAATTTTAGGGAGATAGTTGTTTTTATGCTTTGGCTGCTCATGTTTTTTATGGGCGCTTTTACGGCGAATTTTATCATTCGTTCGCTTGAACACAAGAGCCTTTACAGGGCGCATGCTACGCCTATTGTTATCGAGATAGTTATTCTGCTATTAGTTGCCTTTTATGGAGATCATTTTTATAATGGGGACCGTACAGAACGCGAACTGGTTATCGCAGCATTGTTATTCGCCATTGGTTTGCAGAATAGCCTGGTGTCTATTATGTCGGGAGGGTTAATAAAAACTTCGCACCTTACCGGCTTATTTACAGATCTGGGTGGTGAAGTTTCCGAATGGCTGCACCCACGCACCGGTAAAAGCGAGATCATCAAAAATAAGATCTACATACGTGTTACCATACTGGCGTTTTACTTTATAGGTGGCATGGCAGGCGGTTACTTTTTCGACGAATACAACTTTGCTGTGTTTTATTTTGTACCCCTTATATTGATCACTATTTTGTATTATGATCTTTCGCCTATAGCTTTGCATAAAGTGGCCCGTATATTTGGGCGGCAAGGAAAGTAA
- the can gene encoding carbonate dehydratase: MCAKTTKYHAHDTSHISYESLLEGNKQFVADALQEDPDFFNKLASGQKPPILWIGCADSRVPANQITNTNPGEIFVHRNIANVVVHTDMNMLSVLDYAVNVLQVKHVIVTGHYGCGGVIAAMSHKQFGLIDNWLRHIKDVYRIHADELDAIQDEAERANRLVEFNVIEGVYNLCKTSIIQNAWKNDHELSVHGWVYSLSTGFITDLGVSASNDEHLGGVFKFE, translated from the coding sequence ATGTGCGCAAAAACTACAAAATACCACGCCCACGATACCAGCCATATCAGCTACGAATCATTACTGGAAGGCAATAAACAATTTGTTGCTGATGCTTTGCAGGAAGACCCTGACTTTTTTAACAAACTAGCCAGCGGACAAAAACCACCCATACTTTGGATTGGTTGTGCCGATAGCCGCGTACCTGCCAACCAGATTACCAACACCAACCCGGGCGAAATATTTGTACACCGTAACATTGCCAACGTGGTTGTGCATACTGATATGAATATGCTTTCGGTACTGGATTATGCGGTGAACGTATTGCAGGTAAAACACGTAATTGTAACCGGGCACTACGGTTGCGGTGGTGTAATTGCTGCCATGAGCCATAAACAATTCGGCCTTATTGATAACTGGTTGCGTCATATTAAAGACGTTTACCGTATCCACGCCGATGAATTGGATGCCATACAAGATGAAGCCGAACGCGCCAATCGCTTAGTTGAATTTAACGTGATTGAAGGCGTTTACAACCTTTGCAAAACTTCCATCATCCAAAATGCCTGGAAAAATGACCACGAATTGAGTGTGCATGGCTGGGTATATAGCTTAAGCACAGGTTTTATTACAGACCTTGGCGTAAGTGCTTCAAATGATGAGCATTTGGGTGGAGTATTTAAGTTTGAATAG
- the pruA gene encoding L-glutamate gamma-semialdehyde dehydrogenase: MLKGFFNVPTPANEPVLNYGPRSVERAALTKALQEGRAKQIDIPMYIGSEQVRTGKTLEIRPPHDHKHILATYHEGDAEHVHAAIKAALDAKAAWENMPWEDRAAIFLKAADLLAGPYRAKINAATMLGQSKNAYQAEIDAACEFIDFLRFNVHYMTEIYAQQPQSGKGIWNRVEFRPLEGFIFAITPFNFTAIAGNLCASAAMMGNVVVWKPAPTQIYAANVIMEVFIEAGLPAGVINLIYTDGPVAGDIIFSHPDFAGLHFTGSTGVFQNLWKTIGTNIHLYKTYPRIVGETGGKDFVLAHPSADVDVLNVALLRGAFEYQGQKCSAASRAYIPKSLWPALKEKLRAEMATFKIGPVEDFENFINAVIDERSFDKLAKYIDAAVADPKVEVVSGGTYDKSQGWFITPTVLKVEDPYYVTMCDELFGPVLTLFVYEDAEFSNVMDIIDNTSKYALTGSIISQDRYAIAEATHRLRNAAGNFYVNDKPTGAVVGQQPFGGARGSGTNDKAGSMQNLLRWVSPRTIKETFDPPKDYRYPFLNKEL, translated from the coding sequence ATGTTAAAAGGATTTTTTAATGTACCCACGCCTGCTAACGAGCCTGTTTTAAACTACGGCCCGCGCAGTGTTGAGCGTGCTGCTTTAACCAAAGCTTTACAGGAAGGCCGTGCCAAACAAATAGATATACCGATGTACATCGGCAGTGAGCAGGTGCGTACCGGCAAAACGCTGGAAATTCGCCCGCCGCATGATCATAAACACATATTGGCTACGTACCACGAGGGTGATGCCGAGCATGTACATGCAGCCATTAAAGCTGCCCTTGATGCTAAAGCTGCCTGGGAAAATATGCCTTGGGAAGACCGCGCTGCGATATTCCTGAAGGCTGCTGATTTATTAGCAGGCCCATATCGTGCTAAAATTAACGCAGCTACTATGCTGGGCCAATCTAAAAATGCATACCAGGCCGAAATTGATGCGGCTTGCGAGTTTATAGATTTCCTGCGTTTTAACGTTCACTACATGACCGAGATTTACGCCCAGCAACCACAAAGCGGCAAAGGCATCTGGAACCGTGTAGAGTTTCGCCCGTTAGAAGGCTTTATATTTGCCATTACCCCATTTAACTTTACCGCAATTGCCGGTAACCTGTGTGCTTCGGCCGCTATGATGGGTAACGTTGTGGTTTGGAAACCTGCCCCTACGCAGATCTATGCTGCTAACGTAATTATGGAAGTTTTCATCGAAGCGGGTTTACCTGCAGGTGTAATTAACCTGATTTATACTGACGGACCTGTTGCAGGTGATATCATCTTCAGTCACCCTGATTTTGCAGGTTTACATTTTACAGGATCGACCGGTGTATTCCAGAACCTTTGGAAAACTATTGGTACCAACATCCACCTGTACAAAACTTACCCGCGTATTGTGGGCGAAACTGGTGGTAAAGATTTTGTGCTCGCTCATCCAAGTGCTGATGTTGATGTATTAAACGTTGCCTTGTTACGCGGCGCCTTTGAATACCAGGGACAAAAATGTTCTGCCGCTTCACGCGCTTATATCCCTAAATCGCTTTGGCCTGCATTGAAAGAAAAACTGCGAGCCGAAATGGCCACCTTTAAAATTGGCCCGGTTGAAGATTTCGAAAACTTTATCAATGCCGTGATCGACGAGCGTTCGTTCGATAAACTGGCTAAATATATTGATGCTGCCGTTGCCGACCCTAAGGTTGAGGTAGTATCTGGCGGTACTTACGATAAATCGCAAGGCTGGTTCATCACCCCTACCGTTTTAAAGGTCGAAGACCCTTACTACGTGACCATGTGCGATGAATTATTCGGCCCGGTACTAACCCTGTTTGTTTATGAGGATGCTGAGTTTAGCAATGTAATGGACATCATCGACAATACGTCTAAATACGCCCTTACAGGTTCAATCATTTCGCAAGATCGTTACGCCATTGCCGAAGCAACCCATCGCTTACGCAACGCAGCCGGTAACTTCTACGTAAATGATAAACCTACAGGTGCCGTAGTTGGCCAGCAGCCATTTGGCGGTGCCCGCGGTTCTGGTACTAATGATAAAGCAGGTTCAATGCAAAACTTGCTGCGTTGGGTATCTCCACGTACCATCAAAGAAACCTTCGATCCACCGAAAGATTACAGGTACCCGTTTTTGAATAAAGAACTGTAA
- a CDS encoding glyoxalase superfamily protein produces the protein MSTIIPILRIYDYDKTIEFYVNWLGFKVDWEHRFEPNTPVFMQVSKGDIVLNLSEHHGDGSPNGRVRILNFKGLRDYHKSLIAARYKYNRPGLEVPEWDPSAINMTVIDPVGNRLTFEEKE, from the coding sequence ATGTCAACAATCATCCCCATTCTCCGCATTTATGATTATGATAAAACCATTGAGTTTTACGTAAACTGGCTCGGCTTTAAAGTCGATTGGGAACACCGCTTCGAACCCAATACCCCGGTTTTTATGCAGGTATCAAAAGGTGATATTGTGCTCAACCTTTCAGAACATCATGGCGATGGTTCGCCCAATGGCAGGGTGCGGATATTAAACTTTAAAGGCCTGCGTGATTACCATAAAAGCCTGATTGCCGCCCGCTATAAATATAACCGCCCCGGATTGGAAGTCCCAGAATGGGATCCATCAGCCATCAACATGACGGTGATTGACCCGGTAGGGAATAGATTGACTTTTGAAGAGAAAGAGTAA
- a CDS encoding DUF2683 family protein, which translates to MDALIVYPENKEQLTALKAVMKAMKISFEQKSEVYPAHVVEGVKESLKETDQGQLTPYTGIADMLNL; encoded by the coding sequence ATGGACGCTCTAATTGTTTATCCAGAAAATAAAGAACAATTAACTGCTTTAAAGGCGGTTATGAAAGCCATGAAAATATCTTTCGAACAGAAGAGTGAAGTTTATCCGGCTCATGTAGTAGAAGGAGTGAAGGAATCTTTAAAAGAAACGGATCAAGGTCAACTTACGCCTTATACAGGAATTGCGGATATGTTGAACCTGTAA
- the lpxK gene encoding tetraacyldisaccharide 4'-kinase, whose protein sequence is MKKLRWLLLPFSLVYALIVVIRNWCYDVGWFKSTKFDLPVISVGNLAVGGAGKSPMTEYLVRLLKNDYKLSTLSRGYGRSTKGFLLADNKSTAADIGDEPAQFKHKFPDVAVAVCEDRVNGINQLKNDYDVIVLDDAYQHRAVKPGLSILLFDYKKLNEPNFLLPAGDLREPFNGKMRADIIVVSKCPEGLSAEGQEQIIGKIGVYPYQQLFFTSINYLGLKTLDGIEVKDQLNTDTRIFLLTGIAGAAPLKQYLQGITPHIIHHNYADHHRFSLKNITKLADEFSAEPSINKVVVTTEKDAERLKQPELLPLLSKLPILVLPISISFLNNGQQEFDKQITNYVRKYRTHSSVH, encoded by the coding sequence ATGAAGAAACTTCGCTGGCTTTTATTACCGTTCTCGTTGGTGTATGCCTTGATTGTGGTTATCCGCAACTGGTGTTACGATGTGGGGTGGTTTAAAAGTACAAAGTTTGATTTGCCGGTAATATCTGTCGGTAACCTGGCGGTTGGCGGGGCTGGTAAATCGCCCATGACGGAGTACCTGGTTCGATTGCTGAAAAACGATTATAAGCTATCTACGCTAAGTCGCGGTTATGGCCGGAGCACCAAAGGTTTCTTATTGGCAGATAATAAAAGTACTGCTGCCGATATTGGCGACGAGCCTGCTCAGTTTAAACATAAGTTCCCCGATGTTGCCGTTGCAGTTTGTGAGGACAGGGTTAACGGGATTAATCAGCTTAAAAACGATTATGATGTAATTGTTTTAGATGATGCCTACCAGCATCGGGCGGTTAAACCGGGCTTGAGCATTTTATTGTTCGATTATAAAAAGCTAAACGAGCCCAACTTTTTACTCCCGGCGGGCGATCTGCGCGAACCGTTTAATGGTAAGATGCGGGCTGATATTATAGTGGTGAGCAAATGCCCGGAGGGTTTGTCGGCAGAAGGGCAGGAGCAGATAATCGGAAAAATAGGGGTATATCCGTATCAGCAATTGTTTTTTACCTCGATCAATTACCTCGGATTGAAAACATTAGATGGCATTGAAGTAAAAGATCAACTCAATACTGATACCCGGATCTTTCTGCTTACGGGTATTGCAGGCGCAGCGCCATTGAAACAATATTTACAAGGAATTACACCACATATAATTCATCATAATTATGCTGATCACCACCGGTTCAGCTTAAAAAATATTACTAAACTTGCTGATGAATTTTCGGCAGAACCATCAATAAATAAGGTGGTGGTTACAACAGAAAAAGATGCAGAACGTTTAAAACAACCTGAGCTGTTGCCGCTGTTAAGCAAGCTACCCATACTGGTGTTACCCATCAGTATCAGTTTTCTTAATAACGGACAACAAGAATTTGATAAACAGATAACAAATTATGTTAGAAAATATAGAACGCACAGCAGCGTACATTAA